DNA from Asticcacaulis sp. ZE23SCel15:
ATCCTTATGGCTATCTGCGAAGGCTGCGATCATATCTTGAAGCTCTGAGCGCCTTATGCTGCCCAGTAATTTATGGATCAGCCGGGATTTTAATGCCCCCCGGTCTTTGGTCTTTATATAGTGCGTGATCAATGACGGGCTTGAGGCAAACGCCCACGCAAGCTTGGGGTAACCGCAATGCCAGACCAGAAAGGCCGTAAAGCTGTCCTTATAGGTCAGGGTGCCGTCAAAATCGAAGGCGGCGATTTGAGGGGCGGGTGCTTCATTTGCGGAAGGCATCAACAGGGCCGTTTATGAGTGTGGCTTTTATTCCTCATATTCCATCCTATATAGAAATTCATCCCGCTAATTGTGGTCGGGGACACTAAAACCCCAAAGGATGCGGTTGAGGCGTGGTCTAAACTGTGCATAGATCGCCATTAGACCCGTATGTTACGCGGATATGTAGCGAAAATAGCCTTTTTTTAATCCCTAAGAAGGCATAGTGTCGGTTTGAAGCGGGAACGTGTGTCGTACTTGGACCCACGGGCCGCGCATGAGGTGAGAAAGCGCTTATGACGAAAGCCGCCAGTGGCGATAGCAAAAGTACCCTTTACTGCTCCTTCTGCGGAAAGAGCCAGCATGAGGTACGTAAACTAATAGCGGGGCCGACCGTCTTCATCTGTGATGAATGCGTTGAGCTGTGCATGGACATCATTCGTGAAGAGCACAAGATCGCTTTCGTGAAGTCCAAGGACGGCGTGCCGACCCCCAAAGAGATTCGTGAAGTCCTCGACGACTATGTGATTGGCCAGTCTCAGGCCAAGAAGGTTTTGTCGGTCGCGGTTCACAACCACTATAAGCGCCTGAATCATGCCGCTAAAGGCAATGATGTTGAACTGGCCAAGTCCAACATCATGCTGATCGGGCCGACCGGTTCGGGTAAGACGCTGCTGGCTCAGACTTTGGCGCGCATCATTGATGTGCCGTTCACTATGGCCGACGCCACCACCCTGACCGAAGCCGGTTATGTCGGTGAAGACGTCGAAAACATTATCCTGAAGCTGCTGCAATCGGCGGATTATAATGTCGAACGCGCGCAACGCGGCATCGTCTATATCGACGAAGTTGATAAGATCTCGCGCAAATCCGACAATCCGTCGATCACCCGCGACGTGTCGGGTGAAGGCGTTCAGCAGGCGCTTTTGAAGATCATGGAAGGCACGGTTGCAAGCGTTCCGCCGCAAGGTGGCCGCAAGCATCCACAGCAGGAGTTCCTGCAAGTGGACACCACCAATATCCTGTTCATCTGTGGTGGCGCGTTTGCTGGTCTGGAAAAGATCATTTCCAGCCGTGGCAAGGGCACCTCGATCGGGTTTGGCGCTACGGTTAAAGACCCGGAAGAACGTCGCTTGGGCGAAGTCCTGCACCAGGTTGAGCCTGATGACCTGATGAAGTTCGGCCTGATCCCGGAATTTATCGGCCGTCTGCCGGTTCTCGCGACCCTCGAAGACCTTGATGAGGCTACCCTTGTCAAGATTTTGACGGAACCAAAGAATGCGTTGATCAAGCAATATGCGCGGCTGTTTGAGATGGAAAACGTCACCCTGACCTTTACGGAAGAGGCGCTGTTTGCTGTCGCTAAGAAGGCCATTGTGCGTAAGACCGGCGCGCGCGGTTTGCGCTCGATCCTTGAGGCCATTCTGCTCGATACCATGTACGAACTGCCGAACATGCAGGGCGTCGAAGAGGTTGTCATTAATGGCGAAGTCGTCGAAGAACGCTCACAGCCACTGCTTATCTACGCCGAAAAGCGTGGCGGCGGCGCGGCTTAACTTTTGCCTATGTTTAAAATATTATGCGCTCCTTACGGAGCGCATTTTTTTTATTTGAGGACAGAATGGAGTTTCTACGGCCAGTTTTCAAAAGACGAGTTGCGGATTTGTTATCGGAAGCAGGCGTGGATATTTCCAATTGGGGAGCCAGTAACAACCCTAAATACTGCTTTGAGTGGTCATTCATTGATGATGAACGGCTTGTCCTGAACCTCTGGTACGATAATATGGAAATTCTAGGCAAGTCTGTGTCGCATAATATGAATTTTAGAGCTGATGCCTTACAGAATAGGATTAATAATCCTAAGAAAGGTTGGCATAGACGTGGCCTTAAAATAGATGAGCACTTGCAAATAGCAGTTACAAAAAATATACCGGTGAGAATTATTCTTTTAGAAGGTGATAGGCGGAAAACTAACGATGAGAATGAGCAGGCGTCTTATGTCTACTACAGGCATCTTGATTCCCAATTTTGGAGCATTTCTCATTATGATTTCGACAGCGGTGAATGTGTCATTGAACGCGGTAAATATTGCGATCAATTTTCTCAAGGTATTACAGATTATATACGTCAGAAAGACGAATATTTAGTCAATTGTTACTTTAGAGACCGAGCTAAACGGCAACTCGTCTTGGAGCGAGCAAAGGGAAGATGTGAATACTGTGGAACGGCTGGCTTCCTGATGGAGAATGGGGCCGCTTATATCGAGACGCATCACATTACGCCACTCTCAGAGTTTGGAGCTGATGAGGTATGGAATATGATCGCCTTGTGTCCAACGCATCATAGAGAAGCTCATTATGGACTAAATAGACATGAACGGGCTCATCAATTTAGGGCATTCATCAAATCGATTCGCATCGATTGATATCCTAAAGGAGTGAAAGCGACCGCCGACGCGGGGGCTATAAAGGCGGGCTATAATCTGGTGCGTCTGCCTTATGAGATCAAAATACTGTTTGAGGAATGGCTTAGGCTTAATTTTCCGGATCGGGCCAATAAGGTGTTGAACCATATCCGCCAATGCCGGGATGGCAAACTGAATGACCCGCAATTCGGCAGCCGCATGACGGGGCAGGGGCCTTATGCTGATCTGATCGCCCAAAGGTTCGCGCTGGCGGTCTAGCGCCACGGACTGAGCTGGAAACCAAGTAATCTCGATTACAGTCAGTTCCGCGGCGGTGATCCGCAAATGGCTCTATTTTAAGAGCGCGCATTTATATCCGTTTAAAGCTTAACCGTCGCGCCACCGTTATCGGCGCTTTTGTACATGGCCTGAATGATACGCATGTCGCGCAGGCCCATTTCGCCGGGAGTGCGGTGTGGTTGACCCGTACGGGCGGCGGTTGAGAAGCCGTCGAGCTGAGCGGCAAACTGCACCAGAGAATCGCCAGCGCGGATCGGGCGGGTGGCGTCGGTATGGATCACGCCGCCAACGCTGCTGTAATCCGTGGCGGGATTAAGCGCGATATAGCCCTTGGTGCCGAGTATACGCTGCTGGCTGGTGTAGGCAAAGGTATAGGATGACGACCCTTGCGCGGTGATGCCTGACGCGAACATCAACCGCCAGTCAACGCCGCCTTCGACCTCAGTAAAGCGTGGATCGCCTGCCGGTGTTGTATAGACGGCCGAGACGGCAATCGGTGGTTCATCGACATACATCAGGCAGCCGTTGAGCGCATAGATGCCGATATCATACATCGACCCGCCGCCGCCCAGCGCCTTTTCCAGCCGCCATTTGACCGGCGGGTAAGACGGGTCGGCCGGAAAGCCGGTTTCGCCAGAGAAATAGCGGATATCCCCGATTTCACCGGCGCGCAGACGGCGCAGGGCTTCCACATTGTTAGGCTCGAAATGCACGCGGTACGCCACGCCCAATTGCCGGTTGGCGGCTTTGGCTGCGGCGACCATCGCTTCACATTCCGCAACGGTTGAGGCCATCGGCTTTTCGCACAAAACATGCTTGCCGGCCTTGAGCGCGCGGATGGTGTATTCAGCATGCAGGCCGACCGGCAAGGCGATGTAAACGCAATCGATGTCTTTATCATCGGCGATCTTGTCGAAGTTTTTGTAGTCATAAATGCGGTTGACGCCGTAACGCGCCCCGATATCGCGGGCTTTTTCAGGGTTACCGGACACCAATGCTGTCACGGCGGATTGAGACGCAGCTTGCAGGCCCGGCAATACCTGCCCAATCGCAAAAGACCCAAGCCCCACGACCGCATAGCCCATGCGCTTGGCAGGTGGTTCCGGCATCTGAGGATTGCCGCGCAGGGGCTGACCCTTGGCGACCACCTCCGCCTGAGCGGCACCCGCTACGGATGCGGCGAGAGGGGCTACGCTTGCCCCCAGCAATAAACGGCGACGGTCGATTTCAAATCCGCTCATGATCTGCTTCCCTGATAAGTTTAGCGTGATTATTTTCGTTGGACGTTAGCGTTACCATTGTTTCAGAAAAGGTCAAATCAGACGGTATTTAGCGCCGCAATTTTTGAGAGCGGTTTATGGTCTGATCCAGAGTTTGCAAAAACTGCGACCGGTTAGCGTTTGAGAACGGCGGCGGACCGCCGGTAATCTCGCCAGTCGAGCGGATATGTTCCATGATAGAGCGTTGGGCCAGGGCGGCGCCTATTGAATCCTTAGTAAAGGCGCGGCCATTGGGGGCAATGGCATAGGCGTCTTTGGCCAGAACTCTGGCCGCTAAAGGGATGTCGTTGGTGATGACGATATCCCCGGCCACCGCCTGATCGGCGATCCAGTCATCGGCAATGTCGGGGCCCGCATCGACGATCATCCGCTTGATTAGCGGTGACTGCGGAATTTGGATGAAGCTGTTGGAGACCACAAAGGTCGGCAGGGTGTAACGCGCGGCGACTTTGTAGGTTTCATCTTTTACCGGGCAGGCGTCGGCATCTATGTAGATCGTCAGGGTCATGAAGACCTCATACCAGACCAGGCTTTTGGCGTCCCTTGATTATTATCCGATCTATCCCACATAGAAGTTCAGGCTCATCCACAGCGTGTTCGGACAAATGGCTATCGGATGGGGGCTGAATCACTCTAACCTTGCAGGGCTAGGGATATCGGGCTTTACTGTCTATTTAAGTTTGCGCTAACGCAGTGCTTCTTGAGCGCAGATCAGAAGTAATTTTCCGGCTCAGGTTTCCTGATTAGGAGTATGTAATGTTTGATGTTTTGACAATTCCGGTTCTGCCGCTGCGCGACATTGTGGTTTTTCCGCACATGGTTGTGCCGCTGTTTGTCGGCCGGGATAAGTCAGTGCGTGCCCTTGATGAGGTCATGAAGGGCGATAAGCAGATCCTGCTGGCCACCCAAAAAAATTCCTCCGATGATGATCCTGAAGCCGACGCGATCTACGATATCGGCGTACTGGCCAATGTGTTGCAATTGTTGAAATTGCCTGATGGCACTGTAAAGGTGCTGGTCGAGGGCAAGTCGCGCGTGAAGATCAAGCGCTTCACAAAGACCGACAGCTATTATGAGGCTGAATCCTATGCGCTGGAGCCCAGCCTGTCGGAAGGCCCTGATCTTGAAGCGTTGGTGCGCGCAGTTTCTGAGCAGTTTGAAAACTATATCAAGCTGAACAAGAAAATTCCGGCCGAAGCTGTGGCGACCCTGGCTGAAATTTCCGAGCCCGACGTGTTGGCTGATTCTATCGCCGCCCATCTGGTGATCAAGATTGCCGATAAGCAGAACCTGCTGGAGCAGCTTTCGGTCACCAAGCGCCTTGAGAAAATCTATGCCCTTATGGAAGGCGAAATCTCCGTCCTCCAGGTCGAGAAGAAAATCCGCTCACGCGTCAAGCGCCAGATGGAGAAGACACAGCGCGAATATTACCTGAATGAGCAGATGAAGGCCATTCAGCGCGAACTGGGTGAGCAGGACGAGGGCAAGGACGAATTGGTCGAGCTTGAGAAGAAGATCAAGGCGACCAAACTGTCCAAAGAAGCCCGCGACAAGGCGATGGCTGAGCTGAATAAGCTACGCCATATGTCGCCTATGTCGGCGGAATTGACGGTGGTGCGCAACTACCTCGACTGGCTGCTGGCCATTCCATGGGGTGCTGCCAAGACCAAGCCGATCAAGCTGGATAAGGCTGAGGAAATCCTCGATGCCGATCACTATGGTCTGGAAAAGGTCAAGGAGCGCATCCTCGAGCATCTGGCCGTGCAGGCGCGTATGGGCACGCTTAAAGGGCCGATCCTGTGCCTTGTTGGGCCTCCCGGTGTCGGTAAGACGTCACTCGGCAAATCGATCGCCAAGGCGACGGGGCGCGAATTTGTGCGCATCTCATTAGGCGGGGTGCGTGACGAATCCGAAATCCGCGGTCACCGCCGTACCTATATCGGCTCCATGCCCGGTAAGATCATTCAGTCGATGAAAAAGGCCAAGACGACGAACGCCTTCTTCCTGCTGGATGAGATCGACAAGATGGGCGCTGACTGGCGCGGTGATCCGGCCTCGGCCTTGCTTGAGGTGCTTGATCCGGCGCAGAACTCGACCTTCAACGACCATTATCTTGAGGTCGATTATGACCTGTCCAAGATCATGTTCGTGACGACGGCCAACTCGCTCAACATGCCGCAGCCCTTGCTCGACCGGATGGAGATCATCCGCATCCCCGGCTATACTGAGGATGAAAAGGTTGAGATCGCCAAGCGTCATATCCTGCCGGTGCTGGCCAAAGAACATGGCTTGTCGGCTGAGGAATGGATCGTGCCGGAACAGGCTATCCGTGATCTGATCCGTTATTACACGCGTGAAGCCGGTGTGCGCTCATTAGAGCGTGAACTCAGCAATCTGGCGCGTAAGACCATTCGCGATCTGGCCAAGGAGAAGGTCAAATCGATTACGGTCGATGATGAGCGTGTGGCCAAATACGCTGGTGTGCGTAAGTTCCATTACGGTGCCACCGATGAAGAAGATCTCGTCGGTATGGTCACAGGGCTGGCGTGGACGGAATTTGGCGGTGATATCCTTACCATCGAAGCCATCAAAATGCCCGGTAAGGGCGGCATGAAGGTCACCGGCAACCTCAAAGAGGTCATGAAGGAATTGGTCTCTGCGGCCAATTCCTACGTGAAGGCTTTGGCGCCGAAATTCGGTATCCTGCCGCCGGTGTTTGATAAGACCGATGTCCATGTCCACGTCCCGGAAGGAGCAACGCCTAAAGATGGCCCCTCGGCCGGTGTGGCTATGGTCACCGCTATGGTGTCTGTGCTGACGGGTATTCCGGTACGCAAAGATCTGGCTATGACGGGTGAAATTACCCTGCGTGGGCGGGTGCTGGCGATCGGCGGGCTGAAAGAAAAGCTGCTGGCGGCGTTGCGCTCTGGCATCAAAACCGTGCTCATCCCGAAAGAGAATGAGAAAGACCTGATTGATCTGCCAGCCAATGTAAAGTCGGGGCTGGAGATCATCCCGGTATCTCTGGTTGAGGATGTCCTGAAACACGCCCTGACTAAGCCGCTCGAATCTATTGAGTGGGTGGAGCCGGTGGTGGTCGCAGGCGCTGCGGTTGCCGCCATTGATGATCCGGATGCACTCACCGCACATTAAAAGCGCGTCCCCTTAAAGACAGGCCGGTCTGATTCGTGAGAAACAGACCGGCTTTTTTGTGCGCTGCATCACGGAAGTGTAACGATAAGAAAATGGCCGTGAGGTATAAAAAGACGATAAAATCGCCTGAAACCCTTAAAAAAACACGGTTTGCGGTGCACAAACTGCAATTTGGGTTTTGACCTGACGGTTTTTTTGTAGTCTCTATCGGGTTCACCTTTGAGCGACCCTTTGAATATAAGTCGCGGTGATCAAGGGTTAGTTTTAGCAAACCTATACTGATGGTAGGGAGAAGATATATGACGACGAAAGCTGAACTCGTGGCATCGATTGCCGAACAGGCCGGCCTGACCAAAGAGCAAGCCAAAAAGGCACTCGACGCATTTACCGACAGCGTTTCGGATGCTCTCAAAAAAGGCGAAGAAGTCCGTCTCGTGGGCTTTGGCACCTTCCTGGCTGTCAAGCGCGAAGCTGGCACGGCCCGCAATCCGCGCACCGGTGAAACCGTTGCCCGTCCGGCCAGCACGACCGCGCGTTTCCGCGTTGGTGAAGGCCTGAAGTCTGCGCTTAACAGCTAAGACTTATGTGAGACGGTTTTGGCTGCGCGCGCCTCGGATGGGGATAAATGCGCACCAGACCGCTTCAATGACTTGACTTCTGAAGCGGGGGCGGGCAAAGGCTCACCTCCACTTCAGAGACCGCACAGATATACGATGTCATGCGGCTTTAAGGGGGCGATTAGCTCAGCTGGCAGAGCGGCTCGTTTACACCGAGTAGGTCGGCGGTTCGATCCCGTCATCGCCCACCAAAATCTTATTCATGACCAAAGTCCTCCGCTACGCTTAGTGTACTTTGTCATGGGACTGAATGGAAAATCAGCTCGAAGCGGTTTCTTCGCTAATTTTTACTTTTTTCATTTCAGTTTGACGGTGTGCCGCTATGAAAGCGGAACTCTGTGTCCGGATCGGCAATCAGGGCTTGTTCCACCTGGCGTATCGCTGTGATGCGGGCCGCAATATCACTGGCGTCACCATAAAGATGCGCCAGCTTCAGATATCCAGTGAAATGACGGCCTTCACTTTCTAACAAACCTTTGTAAAATTTGCCAAGTTCATCATCTAAGTGAGGGTAGAGCGCGTTGAAGCGTTCACACGACCGCGCTTCAATAAAGGCTGAGATCACCAGTATATCGGTCAGCATGCCGGGCTCAGTCCGGCGCACCATCTGCCGCAGGCCAGCGGCGTAGCGCGACGCCGAAAGCGTACGCAAAGCCACGCCGCGCTTTTTCATCAGTTTCATGACCTGCTCGTGATGCACCAGTTCTTCGCGGGCCAGCCGAGACATCGCGTTCATCAGCACCTCACGCGTGCAGTACTTGGCCATCAGGTTCAGCGCGTTGGTGGCGGCCTTATATTCGCAGTTCTTGTGGTCGAGCAGCAGTATGTCCTGATTGACAAGTGCGGCGTCGATCCAGGCCTGCGGCGTTGCTGAGCCCAAAAAGTCTGTAATCTCTGAAATCATTTGGTTCCCATGCCAAAAAGAGCCAGGCGGGGCAATCGAAAATCAACAACTCGGAATGGATTAAGGTTTTATTCACCAAGGTTCGACAGTCTGATTTTACAGTGTGTGTGCGTGCGCGTGATTCTGGCAAAATGCCGGATAAATTAACTCCTAACCAGAATGGCAAGGATCGCCCGTGTCAGTTGTGACCGCCAATACAAACACAGGTGCTATGGCAGCACTTCAGGCCTTGAATGCGACCGCGCGACGGGTCCATGAGGTGGAAAGCCGCATAACCACAGGCCTCAAAGTTGCGACCGCCAAGGACAACGGTGCGGTATATGCGATTGCGGTGATGCAGCGATCAGAAGTGTCTTCACTGGATGTTTTGCAGAGGTCTTTGGAACGGGCCAGTTCTGTCATCGATGTGGCCATGAGTGCCGGTGAGACGGTGGCCGATGTCCTCAATGAAATGAAAACGCGCGTGATCTCAGCCGCGGATACATCGCTTGACACAACCGCGCGCACGACCATGTCGGAAGACTTCATGGATCTTATCCGTCAAATCTGGCACGCAGTTAAAAACGCCGAGTTTGATGGTACGAACCTGATCGACGAAGGGGCTGACGATATGGTTGTGCCGGTATCGCTTACACAGGACACCATCACCGTTCAGGCACAAAATCTGTCGCTAGGGGTCGATGGCCTGTGGTGGAATATGCCAATTGCGTCAGCAACCCTGCCGTTTACGACGGCCACAGAGGCGGCCGATTTTATCCCGGCGATGGATATTGCCATTCAGCGCGTGAGTTTAAGGCTGTCGGCGCTCGGTAGTGCCGCCAAAGCGATCGACGGGCAGTCGCAGTTTTTATATAAATTACAAGACGCGATGACAGAGGGGGTTGGCAATCTGGTTGATGCCGATATGGCGAAGGAAAGTGCACGAATGACCTCTGTGCAAACCCGCCTTTCACTGGGGCAGCAGTCATTAAGCATTGCCAACCGCGCACCCAGCATGATTTTGGGATTGTTTCAATAAGTCGTCGCTTAACACGGCCTTTACCCAAACGTAATAAATTGCAGCCTAAGCGCAATCTTACTGGCAAAACGCCACTTATCTGACTCGAATGAAAAGGAGGCGCGCCTTTGACTGGCATGTCCATCCTTACCAACCGAGCGGCTTTAACGGCGTTGCAGAATTTAAATGCAACGGCGGCTCAGCTTGCGGCGACCCAAAACCGTATTTCCACGGGCCTTAAGGTTTCCAGCGCCAAGGACAACGGCGCGGTTTGGGCCATCGCCAATTATCAGCGCTCCCAGATTTCATCGATTGATGTCCTGCAAACCTCGCTCAATCGCGGCAAGTCGGTCATCGATGTGGCCATGGCCGCGGGTGAGTCAATCTCAGACATCTTCACCCTGATGAAAGAGAAAGCGCTGGCGGCGTCGGACACGTCGCTGGACACCACGGCGCGTGCGGCCCTGTCAGAAGAGTTCATGACCCTGGCCAAACAGGTGGATCGCATATCCAAAACGTCTTCGTTTAATGGCACAAGTTTGATAGCGAACGGCGATAACAATATCAGTGTGCTGGCGGGACTTGGCGGCGACACAATGAACATTCGGGCACAGGATATGTCTCTGGCAGGCTTGTGGGGCAGTGTTCCGGGGCATGGGGCGGTGACGCTGGGGCCGATAACATCGGCGGCCGATGCGCAAAAATTCATCGACGCCACCAACTTTGCGATTAAGACCACCAGCCTTAGTCTGGCAAAAATGGGCACGGATTCAAAGATGCTGGATCGCCAATCGACCATGCTCTATAAAATTCAGGACGCCATGGAGGCCGGGGTCGGTAACCTGGTCGATGCTGATATGGCCAAGGAAAGCGTCAAGTTACAGGCGCTCCAGACCAAAATGCAGTTGGGGATCATGGCGTTGTCGATGGCGAACCGAAGCTCCCAACTTATCCTTGAACTGTTTCGGCGTTAAAAAGACCAGATACATGCTTGCATTTTCAGTGCGTTGCTTGTAAAGGCAGCGCTCCGGCGTGGAAATTCGTTTCCACTCCGTTCTGTCCGAGACCTTCGGGGAGCAGGGGCCACCTGTTCCATAAACTTCCGGGAGCCCCCGGAGACCGAAAATAGACGGGACGCGACACGCCATCAAGATTGCACGATTTCCTGCATTAAAGGAAGCGCGTGCGGCCTTTGGGTGATTAGCTTCTCATCATGGACAGTGACAAACCGCATTGGGGTAACCCAACGCGAATTTGTCGTTTGTTACGTTTTTCGGGAATTCCCCTGAAAAGCATCACCTCAATTGGAGGCCGCAAATGGACCGCGCACAAAAAGCCAGTTCGATCGAAGAGCTTAAGGGCATCTTCGCTGACTCAGGCGTCGTGGTTGTGACCCAGTATTCGGGTCTGACCTTTGTGGAAATGGCTGAACTGCGCAACCGTCTTCGTAAAGAAGGCGCTGTGCTTAAGGTGTTTAAGAACCGTCTGGCTCAAAAAGCTCTGGCCGATGGCGCTGGTGAAAAGGCTGAAGCCCTTTTCAAAGGCCCTGTCGCTCTGGCCTATGGTCCCGACCCTGTGACTGCCGCTAAAATCGCCGCTCAATACGCCAAAGAGAATGACAAGCTCAAGCTCATTGGCGCCATCATGGGCAACGATGTTCTGAACGAAACCGGCGTGAAGGCTCTGGCCACACTGCCGTCGCTCGACGAACTTCGCGGCAAGCTTATCGGTCTTATTCAGGCGCCTGCGACCCGTATCGCTGGCGTTCTGCAAGCACCGGCGGGTCAATTGGCGCGCGTTTTCAACGCGTACGCTACCAAAGACGCCGCTTAATCAGCTCATACCACTCACAAACCTATACCCTTTAAAGGAAATACAATGTCTAAGATTGAACAATTGGTCGCCGACCTGTCCACCCTGACTGTTCTCGAAGCTGCTGAACTGTCGAAGGCTCTTGAAGAAGCATGGGGCGTTTCTGCCGCTGCTCCGGTTGCCGTTGCTGCTGCTGGTGGCGCTGCTGCCGCTCCGGCCGAAGCTGCTGAAGAGCAAACCGAGTTCACCGTTGTCATCGTTGACGGCGGCGACAAGAAGATCAACGTGATCAAGGAAATCCGTGGCATCCGTTCGGACCTCGGTCTGAAGGAAGCCAAGGATCTGGTCGAAGGCGCGCCTCAGAACGTTAAAGAAAACATCTCCAAGCAAGAAGCTGCCGAAATCAAGGCAAAGCTTGAAGCTGCTGGCGCCAAGGTTGAAGTTAAGTAATTTTGGCCTTGGCCATATTGCTTTAAACATTCAGGCTCGAAGGGAAACCTTCGGGCCTGTTTTCGTTATGGGCGGAGTGAGGCATGACACAGGCGCTTTTGCGCACGTTTGATTTCCTCAGTGAGGTCATGCCGCGTGAGCCGTCATGGCGGGTCATAGGGTCTGCGGCCCTGTGGCTGAGCGGCGTCCCGATTGTGCCTCTGCCCGCAGATGTCGATGTGGTGGCATCGTTTGAGGTGATTGAGGGCGTGCGTAAAGCTTTAAAGGTGTCATTGCCGGTCGCATCCAGACCTGATGAGCGCTTTCGTTCTCATCGGTTTTTTCAGTATAAGCCCGATGGTGGGGTTGTGATTGATTTCATGGGGGATCTGGAAGTTTTCAGCGGTGAATGGGAATGCTTGCGTTTTGAAAGTTGTGTTTCGACGGGCGGAGTTTTCGTGCCTGACCTGCATGAGCAGATGGCCATTCTGCGTCGGTTT
Protein-coding regions in this window:
- the rplJ gene encoding 50S ribosomal protein L10, with the translated sequence MDRAQKASSIEELKGIFADSGVVVVTQYSGLTFVEMAELRNRLRKEGAVLKVFKNRLAQKALADGAGEKAEALFKGPVALAYGPDPVTAAKIAAQYAKENDKLKLIGAIMGNDVLNETGVKALATLPSLDELRGKLIGLIQAPATRIAGVLQAPAGQLARVFNAYATKDAA
- the rplL gene encoding 50S ribosomal protein L7/L12; translated protein: MSKIEQLVADLSTLTVLEAAELSKALEEAWGVSAAAPVAVAAAGGAAAAPAEAAEEQTEFTVVIVDGGDKKINVIKEIRGIRSDLGLKEAKDLVEGAPQNVKENISKQEAAEIKAKLEAAGAKVEVK